One genomic window of Elaeis guineensis isolate ETL-2024a chromosome 2, EG11, whole genome shotgun sequence includes the following:
- the LOC140855532 gene encoding senescence-specific cysteine protease SAG39-like: MTLPLTKSLCMALFVLLLCTFASHATARMLSEMTMHERHEQWMSQHGRVYGDSAEKERRFQIFKANVELIESFNAGNSKYKLGVNQFADLTIEEFKAMMNGFKPSSVNTFKATNVFRYENVTAVPTSMDWRAEGAVTPIKDQGDCGCCWAFSAVAAMEGITKLKTGKLISLSEQELVDCDVAGEDQGCEGGLMDDAFEFIIRNGGLTTETNYPYKGIDGTCNTKKSFSHAASIKGYEDVPANSEAALLNAVSNQPVSVAIEASGYSFQFYSSGVFTGSCGTDLDHGVTAVGYGTARDGTKYWLVKNSWGSSWGESGYVRMERDVAAKEGLCGIAMKASYPTA; encoded by the exons ATGACTTTGCCATTAACCAAAAGTCTTTGCATGGCCCTTTTCGTTCTTCTGCTATGTACTTTTGCTTCTCATGCCACAGCCCGGATGCTTAGTGAAATGACCATGCATGAGAGGCACGAGCAGTGGATGTCTCAGCACGGGCGCGTGTACGGAGACTCGGCAGAGAAGGAGCGCCGCTTTCAGATTTTTAAGGCTAATGTTGAGCTCATTGAATCGTTTAATGCAGGGAACAGTAAGTACAAGCTCGGCGTAAACCAATTTGCTGACCTTACCATCGAGGAGTTCAAGGCCATGATGAACGGTTTTAAGCCTTCCAGTGTTAACACGTTCAAGGCGACgaatgttttcagatatgaaaaCGTTACGGCCGTGCCTACTAGCATGGATTGGAGGGCTGAGGGTGCAGTCACTCCCATCAAGGATCAAGGCGACTGTG gatgCTGTTGGGCTTTCTCTGCAGTTGCTGCAATGGAAGGTATCACGAAGCTCAAGACAGGTAAATTGATATCTCTGTCGGAGCAAGAGCTTGTGGACTGTGACGTCGCTGGTGAGGACCAGGGCTGCGAAGGTGGCCTCATGGATGATGCATTCGAATTCATCATCAGAAATGGTGGTCTCACAACGGAAACCAACTACCCTTACAAAGGCATCGACGGCACTTGCAACACCAAGAAGTCCTTCTCCCATGCCGCCTCCATCAAGGGTTACGAGGACGTGCCTGCCAACAGCGAAGCAGCCCTTCTCAATGCTGTGTCCAACCAACCTGTCTCGGTTGCCATAGAAGCTAGTGGTTATTCCTTCCAGTTCTACTCCAGCGGCGTCTTCACCGGCTCCTGCGGGACTGATCTGGACCATGGCGTGACCGCGGTCGGATATGGCACGGCAAGAGATGGAACCAAGTACTGGCTGGTGAAGAACTCATGGGGCTCCTCATGGGGTGAGAGTGGATACGTAAGGATGGAGAGGGATGTGGCTGCCAAGGAGGGGCTCTGTGGGATTGCCATGAAGGCTTCCTACCCTACTGCCTGA